Proteins from a single region of Anastrepha ludens isolate Willacy chromosome 5, idAnaLude1.1, whole genome shotgun sequence:
- the LOC128863465 gene encoding nose resistant to fluoxetine protein 6-like, giving the protein MFKNSINLLFMVTLIQLTAAIVSAHPNTVTAASIAQQNSHRTFQSTSLLYGLSTLSDENFIEQRCHAHLLLFQQGVMNKLPWALKMFDASASVEPGFTFGNNFWLGNREVCGAVGQPTNMQISAHLSHHMNAELLTSVAPFATDFRVVYLRHNSSWQVDPLVLVFATRVHVALCLPSACSEREIRRLTNAYLATDLFAANELYDMHLQYEYTKDLKLKAATFTRASLYLCCIFILTTIGLTVVAMSSKKLQDIEILKEKVTKVATGDENGTKAPHSDSQQALQQVVPAADLIACYDIQANWRHIFTPTKASQTFAALNGLRFGSALCVTFYHYLMFLFSGTRNKLTLFSYQVHIGNVDIFVDIFFTISGFLQAYNHFRNVKLLQIIRQNNLTQNLKLIGMHLFHRYLRLAPLYLLVIGLSDFGAQLMDDISLFHNAHKVHVNCERYWWRNALFIQNFFNHNDMCALWTWSLACDMQFSVLATVLLFTYVKHPGRTKICLAVLVIANILYTYTNGLKLNFDHSLESTFAFLTEIYINPLSRILAYISGGIAGWFYVEQRQLPFTLSKNTKQFFGYLVPLIFFGCIFKPPYHNLSPFNSTLILLLERFCFSMVSSVLILANAKGHMRWFFRIFESFVFQKFNKVAYAMFLLNPMLAFGLPGFSQSNLYANPLNMLAEFIGLLVVLLLFSILFTLLFDIPYQNLSRLLVKYQIKQKLG; this is encoded by the exons ATGTTTAAGAATAGCATCAATTTACTCTTTATGGTCACACTAATCCAACTGACAGCTGCAATTGTCTCTGCGCACCCAAACACAGTGACGGCAGCGTCAATTGCCCAGCAGAATTCACACAGAACATTCCAAAGCACATCGCTCTTATATGGCTTATCAACTCTAAGTGATGAGAATTTCATCGAACAGCGCTGTCACGCCCACCTTCTGCTATTCCAGCAGGGTGTAATGAATAAATTGCCATGGGCTTTGAAAA TGTTCGACGCTTCAGCCAGTGTCGAGCCAGGTTTCACATTCGGTAACAATTTCTGGTTGGGCAATCGTGAGGTTTGCGGCGCGGTAGGGCAGCCTACGAATATGCAAATTTCCGCGCATCTGTCACATCATATGAATGCCGAGCTACTAACCTCAGTGGCGCCCTTCGCAACCGACTTTCGTGTCGTTTATTTGCGACATAATTCCAGCTGGCAGGTGGATCCACTTGTGCTTGTTTTTGCCACTCGCGTGCATGTGGCTCTTTGTTTGCCCAGTGCTTGCTCTGAGCGTGAAATTCGGCGCCTTACAAATGCCTACTTGGCGACCGATCTTTTTGCCGCTAATGAGCTGTACGATATGCATTTGCAATATGAATATACGAAGGATTTGAAGCTGAAAGCGGCGACTTTCACGAGAGCCTCCTTATATCTCTGCTGTATTTTTATACTAACAACAATTGGCCTTACGGTAGTTGCCATGTCAAGCAAGAAATTGCAGGATATAGAAATACTTAAAGAAAAGGTGACGAAAGTGGCTACTGGCGACGAAAATGGCACTAAGGCTCCACACTCCGATTCCCAACAAGCACTACAACAAGTAGTGCCGGCAGCCGACCTTATCGCTTGCTATGACATCCAAGCAAATTGGCGGCACATTTTCACTCCAACCAAAGCGAGTCAAACATTTGCCGCCTTGAACGGCTTGCGTTTTGGTAGCGCCTTATGCGTCACTTTTTATCATTACTTGATGTTCCTCTTCAGTGGTACAAGAAACAAGTTGACGCTTTTCAGTTATCAAGTACATATCGGAAATGTGGATATAtttgttgatatattttttacgaTCAG cGGTTTCTTGCAAGCCTACAACCACTTCCGGAATGTCAAGTTATTGCAGATTATACGTCAAAATAATTTGacacaaaatttaaagttaattGGAATGCATTTATTTCACCGCTACTTGAG ATTAGCTCCATTGTACTTGCTGGTCATCGGCTTATCAGACTTCGGCGCGCAACTCATGGATGACATATCGCTATTTCATAACGCACATAAGGTACATGTAAATTGCGAAAGATACTGGTGGAGAAATGCGTtgttcatacaaaatttcttcAATCACAATGATATGTGTGCACTCTGGACGTGGTCACTAGCATGCGACATGCAATTTTCAGTGTTGGCAACAGTGCTGCTCTTCACATATGTCAA ACATCCCGGCCGCACAAAAATCTGTCTCGCTGTGCTCGTCATTGCAAATATTCTGTACACCTACACCAACGGTCTCAAACTGAACTTCGATCACTCACTCGAATCCACTTTTGCATTTCTAACTGAAATCTATATCAATCCTTTGTCGCGCATTTTGGCTTACATTTCTGGCGGCATCGCTGGTTGGTTCTATGTAGAGCAGCGGCAGCTACCGTTTACCTTaagtaaaaacacaaaacaattcTTTGGCTACTTGGTGCCTCTTATATTTTTCGGCTGTATCTTTAAGCCTCCCTATCACAATCTTTCCCCTTTCAATTCGACCCTTATATTACTCTTGGAGCGATTTTGCTTTTCTATGGTCAGCAGTGTTTTGATTCTAGCAAATGCGAAAggtcatatgcgttggtttttCCGCATCTTCGAGTCGTTTGTGTTccagaaatttaataaagttgCCTATGCGATGTTCCTGTTGAATCCAATGTTGGCGTTTGGGTTGCCGGGATTTAGTCAATCGAATCTGTATGCCAATCCATTGAATATG TTGGCCGAATTTATCGGACTTTTGGTcgttttattactattttcaaTACTCTTCACTTTACTCTTCGATATACCCTATCAAAATTTATCAAGACTGCTGGTCAAATACCAAATCAAGCAAAAACTTGGCTAa